A genome region from Schistocerca americana isolate TAMUIC-IGC-003095 chromosome 1, iqSchAmer2.1, whole genome shotgun sequence includes the following:
- the LOC124544806 gene encoding prismalin-14-like: MRHLIALLVLATVLLAAEAGYLYGGYGGYGGYGGYGGYGGYGRYYSYRPTVVVRSYGYRPYYGGYGGYRGHSYW, encoded by the coding sequence ATCGCCCTCCTGGTCCTGGCTACGGTGCTGCTGGCAGCCGAGGCCGGCTACCTGTACGGCGGCTATGGTGGCTATGGTGGCTATGGGGGCTATGGCGGCTACGGTGGATACGGCCGCTACTACAGCTACCGGCCCACCGTGGTGGTGAGGTCGTACGGCTACCGGCCCTACTACGGAGGCTACGGCGGCTACCGCGGCCACAGCTACTGGTAG